From Geotalea uraniireducens Rf4:
CAGTGACACTGCGGGCGAAGGGAGGTCTTTTGAAGAAGGGTTTTGCGGGGCGGTTATGGTTGCAGCGATGTGGGGTATGGCCTGGAAGGATGGGGTAACAGGAACGAGCCCCAGGAAAAAGCCGGAAGAAGCGGAAACAGTGCCCACCGGAGAAGTTTCGACAACGTTGAGCGCTTTGCTGCCGAGATAGCCGGCGGCGGCGACTGTAATCTCCGTAGGCCCGGTTGCCGGCACATCAAGGCTGAAGGTACCGTCTGACTTGGTTTTCGTGGAAACCTTGTGGGCGGGGAGTGAAACGGTTGCGCCGTCAATGCCCTTCTGCGTGTTCGCGTCGAGAATTTGCCCCGTCAGCATATACGACGCCAAACCACTGGCATTGCTCTCCGTATTGTCGGACGAACATCCGACAAGCAGGTTCAACGGCGGCCCTGCCACCGCAAGGGCCAGCCCCGCCAAACCGACGTTTTTCACGAACTTGCGGCGACCGATATTACTGACGAATTGAGGCGCGTCAGTCTTGTCCGGTGCAGCATCTATATGCGTGTTGCTGCTACACGTGTGCGGTGGTTGCGGCTCTGCAAATCGACGTCCTGATTTTTTTCGTCCCATGAGTTCCTCCACTGTTCTCTCGCTGGTTTTTGCCATGAGAGTTATTTGACTACGTATTAATACTACTCCGACACATATAGTTCTTTAACATTTCAATATTCGCACCAGAAGCTTTGCAATCTGATGCCTGATGTCAGGCAAGGACGGCATGCCTTTGAGTCGTTGCCTCCGCCTCCATCGCTCAGAGGAACGAAGAGAACAGCAACGATGGCGCCACTTTTCCAGGTGTTTGGTTTTCAGAACAAAGCGTCGTTGGCCAGTGTCGATTTTTTCTGAATCCAGTTGCTCCGCGCTGTCGCACTCTTCTGTTTTTTTTGCTGCAAACGCAACAGTGTCAGATAGCCATATGCCAGGGACGTCAGGAGCACATGTCGATGCCATCCGCTCCATGAGCGCCCTTCATGGTGATCAAGGCCAAGCTCTTCCTTTAGCTGTTGATAGCCATGCTCTATCCAATAACGTTCATGGTAGAGGCGGGCAAGGTCAATCGTTGCCAGATGCTGCGGCATATTGCTGAAGAAATAGCGAAGCTCGTATCCACCCAGGTTCAGGGGGCGGCGCTCTATCAGGAGCCAGACTTGTTCATGATGATTGCCCTGCCGCCATCCGTGAGCCGGCCACACTCTCATTGAGACGGCCTCTGCAACAAGTGGCTTGTCCTTGGAATTGAGCCTCAATTCTAGCCGTTGCCATGCATCATCGGCAATGCTTTCGCCCAGTACCGACAGCTTGACCGGTTCGGGGTTTGTGGAGACTACCTTAGGGCGAGTTCGTGGACGCCCTCGCTTATGCTCTTTGACTGGCGCAATTTCAAAGACCGGCTCCTCAAGAAATACCGGGGTGTTGGAGTAAGCTCCCAGGATGTAATTTTCACTGCGGGACTCAAGCTCCTTGCGAAACTCCGGAATGTTGCCATACCAGCTGTCAGCAAGGACTGCACGATGGGGAACATTGTCTTTTCGGGCCAGGTCAACAAAATCAAGTGCCATGCGCCATTTTGACTTATGGTGCACTGACTCCGGCATGTGAGCCTTTTTACGCTTTGCGGTGCAATCATCATTTTGCTGATCCCAGGATTCCGGGACGAACAGTTCCATGGCATATGGCCAGGCGACATCTCTGCCGACATACGTCATGCTTACGCCAATCTGACAGTTGTCAGTCTTGCCTGATGCACCGCAGTATTGCCGGGCAACACATACACTGTCGTACCCTTTCTTAGGGAACCCGGTATCATCAAGAACCAGGATCCCCTGCGGGTCGGAAGTGACGTCAAGCATGGAACGGCGGAATTGCTCAGCAACAAGTTGATCGTCCCATTTGGCAGTCGAAAGGAGGCGCTGCATACTTCGTTCAGATGCGTTTACCTTCTCTGACATGGGTTCAACTGACTTGCGCTCACCGTCCATGAGCAGGCCGGCCAAGTAACATTCTGCCAGTTCACGGCTCTCTGACCGATGGAAATAGCCATAATAGGGAGCCATA
This genomic window contains:
- a CDS encoding IS701-like element ISGur14 family transposase, whose product is MTTEIVFPGIEEYMAPYYGYFHRSESRELAECYLAGLLMDGERKSVEPMSEKVNASERSMQRLLSTAKWDDQLVAEQFRRSMLDVTSDPQGILVLDDTGFPKKGYDSVCVARQYCGASGKTDNCQIGVSMTYVGRDVAWPYAMELFVPESWDQQNDDCTAKRKKAHMPESVHHKSKWRMALDFVDLARKDNVPHRAVLADSWYGNIPEFRKELESRSENYILGAYSNTPVFLEEPVFEIAPVKEHKRGRPRTRPKVVSTNPEPVKLSVLGESIADDAWQRLELRLNSKDKPLVAEAVSMRVWPAHGWRQGNHHEQVWLLIERRPLNLGGYELRYFFSNMPQHLATIDLARLYHERYWIEHGYQQLKEELGLDHHEGRSWSGWHRHVLLTSLAYGYLTLLRLQQKKQKSATARSNWIQKKSTLANDALF